The Bacteroidota bacterium genomic interval CAGGTAGCGTGGAAAGCGATTCAACCCGTGGGAGTAGATGCCGTCACAGCTTGCTTCAGCAAATAGGCGAGCAGAAAGCGCAGCACGCGCTGGCTCAAATCCTCGCTGTTCCAATACCCTTTCCAAAACGGTTTT includes:
- a CDS encoding Ldh family oxidoreductase is translated as MNQIIGLIEDVMRVAFDEMKTVLERVLEQRGFEPARAALSARLFAEASCDGIYSHGLNRFPRYL